A stretch of the Luteimonas sp. JM171 genome encodes the following:
- a CDS encoding NUDIX hydrolase has protein sequence MSRRSEQDLEILHEGKWLRLVKRGRWEWCERTHSREGLAVLVVAVTPEGKVLFVEQHREALGAPAIEMPAGLVGDDHDDDTIERAAHRELIEETGWEPGRLEVLLAGPTTAGMSNERIVFVRARELRQVGQGGGVGGEQITVHAVPYRDAPAWLMQKHAEGYELDLKLWAGLWMIERNPDGTPA, from the coding sequence ATGAGCCGCAGATCCGAACAGGACCTCGAAATACTCCACGAGGGCAAGTGGCTGCGCCTGGTGAAGCGCGGCCGCTGGGAATGGTGCGAACGCACCCACAGCCGCGAAGGCCTGGCGGTGCTGGTGGTGGCCGTCACGCCCGAGGGGAAGGTGCTGTTCGTGGAGCAGCACCGGGAAGCATTGGGCGCCCCGGCGATCGAGATGCCGGCCGGCCTGGTGGGCGACGATCATGACGACGACACCATCGAGCGCGCGGCCCACCGCGAGCTGATCGAGGAAACCGGCTGGGAGCCGGGCCGGCTGGAGGTGCTGCTCGCGGGGCCGACCACCGCCGGGATGAGCAACGAGCGGATCGTGTTCGTCCGCGCCCGCGAGCTGCGCCAGGTCGGCCAGGGCGGAGGTGTGGGTGGCGAGCAGATCACCGTGCATGCGGTGCCGTACCGCGACGCGCCGGCCTGGCTGATGCAAAAGCACGCCGAAGGCTACGAGCTCGACCTCAAGCTCTGGGCCGGCCTGTGGATGATCGAGCGCAATCCCGACGGGACGCCGGCGTAG
- a CDS encoding GGDEF domain-containing protein, producing the protein MLSRARGEGSRSGGLWQLGGLLLLVAIVGAALAGLGGAGGDPVSVQAMPGASAGVDSTTIRFELPPAGADAPPWVIWLPRQPYQSVRVDAHGWSSRELGFFRPDDAEGVLPSGFAFELPRRWEGPITATIHVSPAATRAAWPRVMSRVQANRLEQAGAVGSAAVYAGLLMLAMLSLSLYAAARDRVFLTLAACTATLAASLAAINGHLYAVPGMRMLAHFEVVGIWALVFVFLATWVRLIQQYVAVEYTGPWIDRIADILYWSLLVAAAACLLGVGLGVPGWLWDDVSTFAWVAVAAGSLVALAGAARRRIAMAWPLTGLLVVIVAVAVLKDFQLFGEPFDPLLLRMLYQLGMVVFLTFTAIGLVQRISEYREQRDRDRLARADTERRMLREAARTDLVNALQSRLRQVGQEEVAWTGFRVMADHLLPLLPVELLVVVAEGLQGGGLLLVDPPERKDEAADQLRGQLLALRRQAANAIALQQPAALPDGAATQALVPLKLRAPAWGALVVWRRGGEGFAPDEMALVSEFCRITQMHVDQAIAAIKLRQSAELDALTGSLNRRSIDQWLARSFAEADRDGTPLSVLFVDLDRFKAINDRHGHACGDQCLRAVAATLSGALEEGDLFGRYGGEEFIAILPGRGGAAARQVGEKLRAAVERQSVDWEGQALRLTVSVGVATRRDGERSPEATIDRADKALYASKRAGRNCVHVAPAVFT; encoded by the coding sequence ATGCTGAGCCGCGCCCGGGGTGAGGGCTCCAGAAGCGGCGGGCTGTGGCAGCTCGGCGGCCTCCTGCTGCTGGTGGCCATCGTCGGCGCGGCGCTGGCGGGCCTGGGCGGTGCCGGCGGTGACCCGGTCTCGGTGCAAGCCATGCCGGGCGCCAGCGCGGGGGTGGACTCGACGACGATCCGGTTCGAGCTGCCCCCTGCCGGGGCGGACGCGCCGCCCTGGGTGATCTGGCTGCCGCGCCAGCCGTACCAGTCGGTGCGGGTCGACGCCCACGGCTGGAGCAGCCGCGAGCTCGGTTTTTTCCGCCCGGACGATGCGGAAGGCGTGCTGCCCTCCGGCTTTGCCTTCGAATTGCCGCGCCGCTGGGAAGGCCCCATCACCGCCACCATCCACGTGTCCCCTGCCGCCACCCGGGCGGCATGGCCGCGGGTGATGTCGCGGGTCCAGGCCAATCGGCTTGAACAGGCCGGCGCGGTCGGCAGCGCCGCGGTCTATGCGGGCCTGCTCATGCTCGCGATGCTGTCGCTGTCGCTGTATGCCGCGGCCCGCGACCGGGTGTTCCTCACCCTGGCCGCATGCACGGCCACGCTGGCGGCCAGCCTGGCAGCGATCAACGGTCACCTGTACGCAGTCCCGGGCATGCGGATGCTGGCGCATTTCGAGGTGGTGGGCATCTGGGCGCTGGTGTTCGTGTTCCTGGCCACCTGGGTCCGGCTGATCCAGCAATACGTGGCGGTGGAGTACACCGGGCCTTGGATCGACCGCATCGCGGACATCCTGTACTGGTCGCTGCTGGTGGCAGCGGCCGCGTGCCTGCTCGGGGTGGGCTTGGGGGTGCCCGGTTGGCTGTGGGATGACGTCAGCACCTTCGCCTGGGTGGCGGTGGCAGCCGGCAGCCTGGTGGCGCTTGCCGGGGCCGCGCGGCGCCGGATCGCCATGGCCTGGCCGCTGACGGGGTTGCTGGTGGTGATCGTGGCGGTCGCCGTGCTGAAGGATTTCCAGCTGTTTGGGGAACCGTTCGATCCGCTGCTGTTGCGGATGCTGTACCAGCTCGGAATGGTGGTCTTCCTGACCTTCACGGCGATCGGCCTGGTGCAGAGGATCAGCGAATATCGCGAACAGCGGGACCGCGACCGGCTGGCGCGCGCGGACACCGAGCGCCGGATGCTGCGCGAAGCCGCGCGCACCGACCTGGTCAACGCGCTGCAGTCGCGGCTGCGCCAGGTGGGCCAGGAGGAGGTGGCATGGACCGGCTTCCGGGTGATGGCCGACCACCTGCTTCCGCTGCTGCCGGTGGAGCTGCTGGTGGTGGTGGCCGAGGGCCTGCAGGGGGGCGGGTTGCTGCTGGTGGATCCGCCGGAGCGGAAGGACGAGGCGGCCGACCAACTGCGCGGGCAGCTGCTGGCGCTGCGCCGCCAGGCTGCCAACGCCATTGCCCTGCAACAGCCCGCGGCCCTGCCCGACGGCGCGGCCACGCAGGCGCTGGTACCGCTCAAGCTGCGTGCGCCCGCCTGGGGCGCGCTGGTGGTGTGGCGCCGCGGCGGCGAAGGCTTCGCCCCGGATGAAATGGCCCTGGTGAGCGAGTTCTGCCGCATCACCCAGATGCACGTGGACCAGGCCATTGCAGCCATCAAGCTGCGCCAGTCGGCCGAGCTCGATGCGCTCACCGGCAGCCTCAACCGGCGATCGATCGACCAGTGGCTGGCCCGCTCGTTTGCCGAGGCAGACCGGGATGGGACTCCGCTGTCGGTGCTGTTCGTGGACCTGGACCGGTTCAAGGCCATCAACGACCGCCACGGGCACGCCTGCGGGGACCAGTGCCTGCGTGCGGTCGCCGCCACGCTGTCGGGCGCGCTGGAGGAGGGCGACCTGTTCGGGCGCTATGGCGGGGAGGAGTTCATCGCCATCCTGCCCGGCCGCGGCGGTGCGGCGGCGCGGCAGGTGGGCGAGAAGCTGCGCGCTGCCGTGGAGCGGCAGTCGGTGGACTGGGAGGGGCAGGCGCTGCGCCTGACGGTGAGTGTGGGCGTGGCGACCCGCCGCGATGGCGAGCGCTCCCCCGAGGCCACCATCGACCGCGCCGACAAGGCGCTCTACGCCTCCAAGCGCGCCGGACGCAACTGCGTGCACGTGGCGCCGGCGGTCTTCACCTGA
- a CDS encoding DMT family transporter: MAQQEEGGNGRALLWMLAGAAIIGSNGLMVRFAETPATISAFYRMLFAGLMLAAVLTVQGGWRPLPRAVWWWCGAAAAAFAADLWLWHRSILLVGPGLATLLANAQVFFMALAGMLLFGERVGLRFASGIALAFLGLYLMLGGDWDSLPAGYRWGVWAGLGTGLCYALYNLSLRRAQAEARTSGGAGGGRPPVIQVLAVIALLCAALLGLAGLAEGSPFAIPGWESLFWLLVLAGFGHCLSWMLISRAMEHLKVAVVGLLLLLQPIVAFLLDLLVLDITVEPRAWAGLALTLAGIFLASLRGRSRLPAQAA; the protein is encoded by the coding sequence ATGGCGCAGCAGGAGGAAGGGGGCAACGGCCGGGCATTGCTGTGGATGCTGGCCGGCGCCGCGATCATCGGCAGCAACGGGCTGATGGTGCGCTTTGCCGAAACCCCGGCCACCATTTCCGCCTTCTACCGCATGCTGTTCGCAGGGCTGATGCTGGCCGCCGTGCTCACCGTGCAGGGCGGCTGGCGGCCGCTGCCGCGGGCGGTGTGGTGGTGGTGCGGCGCGGCGGCTGCGGCGTTCGCCGCCGACCTGTGGCTGTGGCACCGGAGCATCCTGCTCGTGGGGCCCGGGCTGGCCACCCTGCTGGCCAATGCCCAGGTGTTCTTCATGGCGCTGGCGGGGATGCTGCTGTTTGGCGAGCGGGTGGGGCTGCGCTTCGCGTCCGGCATCGCGCTGGCTTTCCTCGGTTTGTACCTGATGCTCGGCGGCGACTGGGACAGCCTGCCGGCTGGATATCGCTGGGGCGTATGGGCGGGTCTGGGCACCGGGTTGTGCTACGCGCTGTACAACCTCTCGCTGCGCCGAGCCCAGGCCGAGGCCCGCACCAGCGGGGGCGCCGGCGGCGGGCGCCCTCCCGTCATCCAGGTCCTCGCGGTGATCGCGCTGCTGTGCGCCGCCCTGCTGGGGCTGGCCGGGCTCGCCGAGGGAAGCCCGTTTGCCATCCCCGGCTGGGAATCGCTGTTCTGGCTGCTGGTGCTGGCCGGATTCGGCCATTGCCTGAGCTGGATGCTGATCTCGCGCGCCATGGAACACCTGAAGGTGGCGGTGGTGGGGCTGCTGTTGCTGCTGCAGCCCATCGTCGCCTTCCTCCTGGATCTGCTGGTGCTGGACATCACGGTGGAGCCCCGCGCCTGGGCAGGCCTGGCGCTGACCCTCGCCGGGATTTTCCTGGCCAGCCTCAGGGGGCGCTCGCGGCTGCCGGCCCAGGCTGCGTGA
- the prmC gene encoding peptide chain release factor N(5)-glutamine methyltransferase — MTASNPAPTPETLLRAARSRIEPAEALLLLAHVLGKSAAWLYAHGDARVEDGDARRFKDLVARRQAGEPVAYLTGRRGFWSLDLAVGPGTLIPRPETERLVELALDRLPPGRPARLLDLGTGSGAIALALARERPAAQVTATDASAEALEVARRNAVEHDLANVRFVHGDWYVPVAGERFDLIASNPPYIAAGDAHLAQGDLRFEPASALASGEDGLDALRVIAAGAPAHLAPGGWLLVEHGYAQGAAVRALFARAGLEAVETVRDLEGRDRVTVGLWPGPEGTVGT; from the coding sequence ATGACCGCATCCAACCCTGCACCCACCCCGGAAACCCTGCTGCGCGCTGCGCGCAGCCGGATCGAGCCGGCCGAGGCCCTGCTCCTGCTCGCGCACGTGCTCGGGAAGTCGGCGGCGTGGCTGTATGCGCACGGCGACGCCAGGGTGGAGGACGGGGACGCCCGGCGTTTCAAGGATCTGGTCGCCCGCCGCCAGGCCGGGGAGCCGGTGGCTTATCTCACCGGCCGGCGCGGGTTCTGGTCGCTCGACCTGGCGGTAGGCCCCGGCACCCTGATTCCCCGCCCGGAGACCGAGCGGCTGGTGGAGCTGGCGCTTGACCGCTTGCCCCCGGGCCGGCCCGCGCGCCTGCTCGACCTGGGCACGGGCAGTGGCGCGATTGCGCTGGCCCTGGCGCGCGAGCGGCCGGCGGCCCAGGTGACGGCCACCGATGCCAGCGCCGAAGCGCTGGAGGTGGCGCGACGCAATGCGGTTGAACACGATCTTGCAAACGTCCGCTTTGTCCACGGCGACTGGTATGTGCCCGTGGCCGGGGAGCGCTTTGACCTCATCGCCTCCAATCCGCCCTACATCGCCGCGGGCGACGCGCACCTGGCCCAGGGCGACCTGCGCTTTGAGCCCGCTTCGGCGCTGGCTTCAGGGGAGGATGGCCTGGATGCGCTGCGCGTGATCGCCGCGGGCGCCCCGGCACACCTGGCGCCGGGGGGATGGCTGCTGGTGGAACATGGATATGCGCAGGGGGCGGCGGTCCGCGCGCTGTTTGCCAGGGCGGGCCTGGAGGCGGTGGAAACCGTGCGCGACCTGGAGGGTCGTGATCGCGTCACCGTGGGCTTGTGGCCGGGGCCCGAGGGAACGGTCGGCACATGA
- a CDS encoding LysR substrate-binding domain-containing protein codes for MNLRDLYYLVALADHRHFGRAAAACFVSQPTLSTQIRKLEEELGVALVERNPRQVMLTPAGHAATERARRIVAEVEQLKEAARRDQDLESGSVRLGIFPTLAPYLLPHAVPAVRDRFPRLELLLVEEKSDVLMARLREGRLDAAILALPVEDEQLHSETLFEEDFVLAVPRGHPLAGREGLRMQDLDNERLLLLEDGHCLREQALEVCHLAGAHEKSEFRATSLETLRQMVAANVGLTLLPALAVKPPVAPSPDIRLLAFDEPPSRRIAMVWRRTSALDGFLRHLAGVFRALPGALFEYHPGPAAGTAANGASADA; via the coding sequence GTGAACCTGCGCGACCTGTACTACCTGGTCGCGCTGGCCGACCACAGGCATTTCGGCCGCGCCGCGGCCGCCTGCTTTGTCAGCCAGCCGACCCTGTCCACGCAGATCCGCAAGCTCGAGGAAGAGCTGGGCGTGGCCCTGGTTGAACGCAATCCCCGGCAGGTCATGCTCACTCCCGCCGGGCACGCGGCCACTGAACGGGCGCGCCGGATCGTGGCCGAAGTCGAACAGCTCAAGGAGGCTGCCCGCCGCGACCAGGATCTGGAATCGGGGTCGGTGCGGCTGGGCATCTTCCCGACCCTGGCCCCCTACCTGCTGCCGCACGCCGTGCCGGCGGTGCGCGATCGCTTCCCGCGGCTGGAACTGCTGCTGGTGGAAGAAAAAAGCGACGTGCTCATGGCCCGCCTGCGCGAGGGCCGGCTGGACGCGGCAATCCTCGCCCTGCCGGTGGAGGACGAGCAGCTGCACAGCGAAACCCTGTTCGAGGAAGACTTCGTCCTCGCAGTACCCCGGGGACACCCCCTGGCCGGACGCGAGGGCCTGCGCATGCAGGACCTGGACAACGAGCGCCTGCTGCTGCTGGAAGACGGCCACTGCCTGCGCGAACAGGCGCTCGAGGTCTGCCACCTGGCCGGCGCCCACGAGAAGAGCGAGTTCCGCGCCACCAGCCTGGAGACGCTGCGCCAGATGGTGGCGGCCAACGTCGGCCTGACCCTGCTGCCCGCGCTTGCGGTGAAGCCGCCCGTGGCGCCCTCCCCCGACATCCGCCTGCTGGCATTCGACGAGCCGCCCAGCCGCCGCATCGCCATGGTCTGGCGCCGCACCTCGGCCCTGGATGGCTTCCTGCGCCACCTGGCCGGGGTGTTCCGCGCCCTTCCCGGCGCGCTGTTCGAATATCATCCCGGCCCTGCCGCAGGAACCGCTGCCAACGGGGCCAGCGCGGACGCTTGA
- the ahpF gene encoding alkyl hydroperoxide reductase subunit F, with amino-acid sequence MLEPDLKAQLKAYLERATRPIQITASVDDGEKSAQMLSLLDDLQEASALISVDVVRDDDERKPSFALTSPGQDMHLRFAGLPMGHEFTSLVLALLQVGGHPPKAAGETLEQVRNLEGEFLFETYYSLSCQNCPDVVQALNLMAVLNPNIRHVAIDGALFQDEVEAREIMSVPTVFLNGKPFDQGRMSLEQIVAKIDTGAEERMAKQIAAKDPFDVLVVGGGPAGAAAAIYSARKGIRTGVAAERFGGQVLDTLSIENLVSVPHTEGPKLATALEQHVREYDVDIMDLQSAEALVPAGDDGLHEIQLANGASLRAKTVVVSTGARWRQMNVPGENEYRNKGVAYCPHCDGPLFKGKHVAVIGGGNSGVEAAIDLAGIVAHVTLLEFDVKLRADEVLQRKLRSLPNVTILTSAQTTKVLGDGKRVTGLAYTDRTSGESREVALEGIFVQIGLLPNTEWLKGTVELSDRGEIITDSHGRTNVPGVFAAGDCTTTPYKQIVIAMGEGSRAALAAFDHIIRTSAPAAAEAGAAA; translated from the coding sequence ATGTTGGAACCCGATCTCAAAGCCCAGCTCAAGGCCTACCTGGAACGCGCCACGCGCCCCATCCAGATCACCGCATCCGTGGATGACGGCGAGAAGTCGGCCCAGATGCTGTCGCTGCTGGACGACCTGCAGGAGGCCAGCGCGCTGATCAGCGTGGACGTGGTGCGCGATGACGACGAGCGCAAGCCGTCGTTCGCGCTGACCAGCCCGGGCCAGGACATGCACCTGCGCTTCGCCGGCCTGCCCATGGGCCACGAGTTCACCTCGCTGGTGCTGGCGCTGCTGCAGGTTGGCGGGCATCCCCCCAAGGCCGCCGGGGAAACGCTGGAGCAGGTGCGCAACCTGGAGGGCGAGTTCCTGTTTGAAACCTACTATTCGCTCAGCTGCCAGAACTGCCCGGACGTGGTCCAGGCGCTGAACCTGATGGCGGTGCTCAATCCCAACATCCGCCACGTCGCCATCGACGGCGCCCTGTTCCAGGACGAGGTCGAGGCGCGCGAGATCATGTCGGTGCCCACCGTGTTCCTCAACGGCAAGCCGTTCGACCAGGGCCGCATGAGCCTGGAGCAGATCGTGGCCAAGATCGACACCGGCGCCGAGGAGCGCATGGCGAAGCAGATCGCGGCCAAGGATCCGTTCGACGTGCTGGTGGTCGGCGGCGGCCCGGCCGGCGCGGCCGCGGCGATCTACTCGGCCCGCAAGGGCATCCGCACCGGCGTTGCCGCCGAGCGCTTCGGCGGCCAGGTGCTGGACACCCTCTCGATCGAGAACCTGGTGTCGGTGCCCCATACCGAGGGCCCGAAGCTCGCCACCGCGCTCGAGCAGCACGTGCGCGAGTACGACGTGGACATCATGGACCTGCAGAGCGCCGAAGCGCTGGTGCCGGCTGGCGATGACGGCCTGCACGAAATCCAGCTTGCCAATGGCGCCTCGCTGCGGGCGAAGACGGTGGTCGTGTCCACCGGCGCGCGCTGGCGGCAGATGAACGTGCCGGGCGAGAACGAGTACCGCAACAAGGGCGTGGCCTACTGCCCGCACTGCGACGGCCCGCTGTTCAAGGGCAAGCACGTGGCGGTGATCGGCGGCGGCAACTCCGGCGTCGAGGCCGCGATCGACCTCGCCGGCATCGTTGCCCACGTGACCCTGCTCGAATTCGACGTGAAGCTGCGTGCCGACGAAGTGCTGCAGCGCAAGTTGCGCAGCCTCCCGAACGTGACCATCCTCACCAGTGCCCAGACCACGAAGGTACTGGGCGACGGCAAGCGCGTGACCGGCCTGGCCTACACCGACCGCACCAGCGGTGAGAGCCGCGAGGTCGCACTGGAGGGCATCTTCGTGCAGATCGGCCTGCTGCCCAACACCGAGTGGCTCAAGGGCACGGTGGAGCTTTCCGACCGCGGCGAGATCATCACCGACAGCCACGGCCGCACCAACGTGCCGGGCGTGTTTGCCGCCGGCGACTGCACCACCACGCCGTACAAGCAGATCGTGATCGCCATGGGCGAAGGCTCGCGCGCGGCGCTGGCCGCGTTTGACCACATCATCCGCACCTCGGCCCCGGCGGCGGCCGAGGCGGGAGCCGCGGCGTGA
- the msrA gene encoding peptide-methionine (S)-S-oxide reductase MsrA, with amino-acid sequence MMPGLHHIHGRPLRGEFPGMERVHFGMGCFWGVERLFWSLPGVVTTAAGYAGGHTADPTYREVCSDNTGHAEVVLVVYDPEQVAFGDLLRVFWENHDPTQGMRQGNDVGSQYRSLIHCYTPDQHQAAMESRSLYAQRLREAGLGDITTEIVHPAPAFRYAEEEHQQYLAKNPAGYCGIGGTGVSCPVGTGA; translated from the coding sequence ATGATGCCCGGACTCCACCACATCCACGGCCGCCCGCTGCGCGGCGAATTCCCCGGCATGGAGCGCGTGCACTTCGGCATGGGCTGCTTCTGGGGCGTGGAGCGCCTGTTCTGGTCGCTCCCGGGCGTGGTGACGACCGCCGCGGGCTACGCCGGCGGGCATACGGCCGACCCCACCTATCGTGAAGTGTGCAGCGACAACACCGGCCATGCGGAAGTCGTGCTGGTGGTGTACGACCCGGAGCAGGTGGCGTTCGGCGACCTGCTGCGGGTGTTCTGGGAAAACCACGATCCGACCCAGGGCATGCGCCAGGGCAACGACGTGGGCAGCCAGTACCGCTCGCTGATCCATTGCTACACGCCGGATCAGCACCAGGCGGCGATGGAAAGCCGCTCGCTCTATGCGCAGCGCCTGCGCGAGGCCGGGCTGGGCGACATCACCACCGAAATCGTGCATCCGGCCCCGGCGTTCCGCTACGCCGAGGAAGAGCACCAGCAATACCTGGCCAAGAACCCGGCCGGCTACTGCGGCATCGGCGGCACGGGCGTGTCCTGCCCGGTGGGCACGGGGGCCTGA
- the ahpC gene encoding alkyl hydroperoxide reductase subunit C encodes MSLINTEVQPFKTTAYLNGEFIEVTEASLKGQWSVLIFMPAAFTFNCPTEVEDAAESYEEFKKAGAEVYIVTTDTHFSHKVWHETSDAVGKAQFPLVGDPTHQLTRAFGVHLDDEGLALRGTFIINPEGVIKTMEVHDNAIARDVSETLRKLKAAQYVAANPNEVCPAKWKEGEKTLKPSLDLVGKI; translated from the coding sequence ATGTCCCTGATCAATACCGAAGTCCAGCCGTTCAAGACCACCGCCTACCTCAACGGCGAGTTCATCGAAGTCACCGAGGCCAGCCTGAAGGGCCAGTGGTCGGTGCTGATCTTCATGCCGGCCGCCTTCACCTTCAACTGCCCCACCGAGGTCGAGGACGCCGCCGAGAGCTACGAGGAGTTCAAGAAGGCCGGTGCCGAGGTGTACATCGTCACCACCGACACCCACTTCTCCCACAAGGTGTGGCACGAGACCTCCGACGCGGTGGGCAAGGCCCAGTTCCCGCTGGTCGGCGACCCGACCCACCAGCTGACCCGCGCCTTCGGCGTGCACCTGGATGACGAAGGCCTGGCCCTGCGTGGCACCTTCATCATCAACCCGGAAGGCGTGATCAAGACGATGGAAGTGCACGACAACGCCATCGCCCGCGACGTCAGCGAGACCCTGCGCAAGCTGAAGGCCGCCCAGTACGTCGCCGCCAACCCGAACGAGGTCTGCCCGGCCAAGTGGAAGGAAGGCGAGAAGACCCTGAAGCCGTCGCTGGACCTGGTCGGCAAGATCTAA
- the pip gene encoding prolyl aminopeptidase has product MRTLYPEIEPYDTGMLPVDGRHTLYYEQCGNPKGKPVVLLHGGPGSGCGAKMRRFHDPAKYRMVLFDQRGAGRSTPHADLTDNTTWHLVEDMEALRKHLGIDCWQVFGGSWGSTLALAYAQSHPRVVSELVLRGIFTLRRWEVKWFYQQGASRLFPEAWEQYEAAIPEDERHDFLAAYHRRLTSDDEATRLAAAQAWSVWEAAASFLHVDPEFMKGHQDPEFALAFARIENHYFANRGFFEVDGQLLRDVYRMIDIPGVIVHGRYDVVCPVANAWDLHKAWPKSELVITPASGHSAFEAENTAALVQATDRFAV; this is encoded by the coding sequence ATGCGCACCCTGTACCCGGAGATCGAGCCCTACGACACCGGCATGCTGCCGGTGGACGGCCGCCACACCCTTTATTACGAGCAGTGCGGGAACCCGAAGGGCAAGCCGGTGGTGCTCTTGCACGGCGGCCCGGGCAGCGGCTGTGGCGCCAAGATGCGGCGGTTCCACGATCCGGCGAAGTACCGGATGGTCCTGTTCGACCAGCGGGGCGCCGGGCGATCCACCCCGCACGCCGACCTCACCGACAACACCACCTGGCACCTGGTGGAAGACATGGAAGCGCTGCGCAAGCACCTGGGAATCGATTGCTGGCAGGTGTTCGGCGGCTCGTGGGGCTCGACCCTGGCCCTGGCCTACGCGCAGAGCCACCCGCGCGTGGTGAGCGAACTGGTGCTGCGCGGGATCTTCACCCTGCGCCGCTGGGAGGTGAAATGGTTTTACCAGCAGGGGGCGTCGCGCCTGTTCCCGGAAGCCTGGGAGCAGTACGAGGCGGCGATCCCGGAGGATGAGCGCCACGACTTCCTTGCCGCCTATCACCGGCGCCTGACCAGCGATGACGAGGCCACCCGGCTGGCGGCGGCGCAGGCGTGGAGCGTGTGGGAGGCGGCCGCTTCGTTCCTGCACGTGGACCCGGAGTTCATGAAAGGCCACCAGGATCCGGAATTCGCGCTCGCCTTTGCCCGCATCGAGAACCACTACTTCGCCAACCGCGGGTTCTTCGAGGTCGACGGGCAGCTGCTGCGCGACGTCTACCGGATGATCGACATCCCGGGCGTCATCGTCCACGGGCGCTATGACGTGGTATGCCCGGTGGCCAACGCCTGGGACCTGCACAAGGCATGGCCAAAGTCGGAACTGGTGATCACCCCCGCCTCGGGGCACTCCGCGTTCGAGGCCGAGAACACCGCCGCGCTGGTGCAGGCCACCGACCGCTTCGCGGTCTAG
- the rnk gene encoding nucleoside diphosphate kinase regulator has protein sequence MTDSRPSQAPPALIVSSLDAARLEALLESPRWRDLPAAQALQDELLRAEVRPVDQMPDGVVGMHSRVECEDEDSGKRYHLTLVYPHEADVATGQVSVLAPMGSALIGLSVGQHIDWPNPEGRPLHLKVIAVERPAPPKAAS, from the coding sequence ATGACTGACAGCCGGCCCAGCCAGGCGCCCCCGGCCCTGATCGTTTCCAGCCTCGACGCCGCCCGGCTGGAGGCGCTGCTCGAGTCGCCGCGATGGCGCGACCTGCCGGCGGCGCAGGCGCTGCAGGACGAGCTGCTGCGCGCGGAAGTGCGCCCGGTGGACCAGATGCCCGACGGCGTGGTGGGCATGCATTCGCGCGTGGAATGCGAAGACGAGGACAGCGGCAAGCGCTACCACCTCACTCTGGTCTATCCGCACGAGGCCGATGTGGCCACGGGGCAGGTATCGGTGCTGGCGCCGATGGGCAGCGCCCTGATCGGCCTGTCGGTGGGCCAGCACATCGACTGGCCCAATCCCGAAGGCCGGCCCCTGCACCTGAAGGTGATCGCCGTCGAGCGGCCGGCACCGCCGAAGGCGGCTTCCTGA